In the Syntrophorhabdaceae bacterium genome, CTGATCCCCGCCTCATAAGCGCTTTCCGCAAGGCCCAGTCCAAGCCCTGCGATCATTATCCTGATCTCGCTTAAGATCGCCTCGAGGTACTGCACGCCTTTTCCTTCCTCACCGAAAAGGTTTTCCTTTGGTATATGGCATTCGTCAAAGATAAGCTCTGTGGCTGCCGAGCCCCGCGCGGACATCTTGTCTATCGTCTGCCCCACGGAAAAACCCGGCGTGTCTTTTTCAACAAGAAAAAAGGCAATGCCTTTAAGTCTTTTCGACGGATCCACCGTGGCAGCAACGGTAACAAAATCTGCTACTGACCCGCTTGTAATCCAGAGCTTTCTCCCTTTCAGGACATAACCGTCCCCTTCCCTGTAAGCCCTTGTCCTCATTGCGCCGAGGTCAGAGCCGCAGTCCGGCTCGGTGAATGCGATGGTACCTATCTTTCGGCCTGCTATGGCAGGGATCAGGAGCCTCTCCTTCTGTTCCTTGTTGCCGAACCTATGGATAAAATCAGTTCCCATGAGACACTGCATCGTCACTATTGCCGCACAAGATATGGACACCTTCGCAAGCTCTTCGGCAAGTATCGTAAAGGAGGTGCAGTCCCCGCCCATTCCGCCTATCTCCAGGGGGTACCTGATGCCAAAATAACCGAGTTTCCCCAGCTTTCCGAAAAGCTCCCTTGGAAATCTGTCCTCCCTGTCGATAAGAGCAGCATGAGGCAATACGACCTCACGCAGTGTACGGTGAACATGTTCTTTAAAAAAGATCTGTTCTTTTGTGAGATTGAAATCCATGCCCCTGCCTGCGTTTATGCCCGCCTGCTGCGCCTGGCTGTTTTTCTGTATTTTTTTGGCAGTGCCAATTTTAAAACCATCCGGACAGCCTTATAAGGATCGATCTCCTTGTTCTGAAGCCTCTCCATGACCCCCGCAAACCCCTCGTTGTCCTGCACCTCAGAGAGGAGTGCGCTCCATGCCTCTTCTTTGGAGAGGGTAAGTACCAATCTTTTCAATTTTTCCTTCGTTGCAGACTTCCCCTGAGCGTCGTCCCGCACATGTCTGCGATGCAGATCAAGGGTCGCCATAAGCCTCTCAATGCCCTCGCCTTTATTCGCCTGTATTGTTAAGACCGGTATCTGCCAGTTGTTATCTTTGCGGCCCGCAAGGTGCAGCGCGATATCCTCTGCGGCCTCTGCTGCCCCGGCCCTGTCCATCTTATTCATCACCACAATGTCCCCTATCTCAATGAGCCCTGCCTTCATCAATTGGATCTCATCCCCGTAATCAGGCGTAAGAACCGTGATAACAGAATCACAGACCGTCGATACCTGCATCTCTGTCTGTCCGGCACCGACGCTCTCAACGAGGATAACCCCTTTGCCGAGACCTTCAAGGACATATACCGCTCCCAATGTTGCCTTTGCGATACCTCCCGGAAAACCCCGGTGGGCCATGGACCGGATGAAGGTACCCTCCACCCTTTCAGCATCTCTCATCCTCACCCGGTCACCGAGAAAGGCGCCATCCCCCTTTGCACTTGTTGGATCTACAGCAATAACCCCGACCTTCTCCCTCTGGCGGCCATAACTCGCCGCAAGCCTGTTGATCAACGTGCTCTTTCCTGCCCCCGGCCCGCCTGTTACTCCAATTACATGTGCCTTGCCGGTATACGGAAAGATCAGCGAAACCGCCTCATACCCCTCATCAAGCCCTTCCTCAATCATCGAGATAAGACGGGCAGCGCTTCCCTCATCCCCTTGAAGAACCTTTTTTACCAACTCCATGTTTCAGGACTTCCTGTTTAATCTTCTTTTTAACGATGGTCTTCCCACGGGTAATATGTTTTCGTACAAGCCGCTCTACCCTGGTAGCGCGCTTTGATTTCATAAGGAGAATCATCTCACGGTGGTCCTTTATGGAGACCTCTGCCATGCCCTCATATCGCAGGATAATGATCCTGTAACGATAGATATAATCTCTCAGGTCATTGATGATGCCGTAAAGTTTGGCGCTCCGGGCAGTCCTGTATAGCCTGTCGTGGAATTCGGTATTCAGTCTGATACACTCTTCGATGTCTCCTCTTTGCAGGCACTGCTCTTCCCTGTCCACGATCTCTTCCAGGGATCTGATATCCTCGTCGGTAACCCTCATCGTAGCAAGATATGCGGCATAGCCCTCGAGGATACCACGAATACCGAAGACCTCTTCGACGTCCTCGTCCGTGATGGCGCTTACCGCGTAACCACCCTTGGACAGCTTATGGATGAGACCCTCTTTTTCAAGTTTTTGGATCGCCTCCCGGACCGGCGTTCTGCTCGTCCCCAGTTCTTCGGCAAGTTTTTCCTCAACAAGCCTCTTATTCTGCGGTAACGTCTGGTTCAGGATAGAGGTCTTGAGGGTTTTGTATACCTGTTCCCTCAAAAATCTCCCTTTCCTGATACTGACCTGGTCGTACGAGACGTCCATGTTTCCCCCTGAATAGTTTCAGATAATGCCTTTTGTCTTCAGTTCTTCCAGCTTATCCTTCGAATAGCCAAGTGTTTTTCCGTAAATCTCCTCGTTTTGCTCTCCAAAGCGTGGAGGAAAAGGAAGTTTTCTCCCCATAGACTTGATATAGTTGTTTGTGAACGGAGGGGGCGCAAGATAGATTGTCGTTCCTGTTTTCGGATCAGCGGATGTGAGTATTTCATTCTTCACATAAGGATCTT is a window encoding:
- a CDS encoding GntR family transcriptional regulator, whose protein sequence is MDVSYDQVSIRKGRFLREQVYKTLKTSILNQTLPQNKRLVEEKLAEELGTSRTPVREAIQKLEKEGLIHKLSKGGYAVSAITDEDVEEVFGIRGILEGYAAYLATMRVTDEDIRSLEEIVDREEQCLQRGDIEECIRLNTEFHDRLYRTARSAKLYGIINDLRDYIYRYRIIILRYEGMAEVSIKDHREMILLMKSKRATRVERLVRKHITRGKTIVKKKIKQEVLKHGVGKKGSSRG
- a CDS encoding acyl-CoA dehydrogenase family protein encodes the protein MDFNLTKEQIFFKEHVHRTLREVVLPHAALIDREDRFPRELFGKLGKLGYFGIRYPLEIGGMGGDCTSFTILAEELAKVSISCAAIVTMQCLMGTDFIHRFGNKEQKERLLIPAIAGRKIGTIAFTEPDCGSDLGAMRTRAYREGDGYVLKGRKLWITSGSVADFVTVAATVDPSKRLKGIAFFLVEKDTPGFSVGQTIDKMSARGSAATELIFDECHIPKENLFGEEGKGVQYLEAILSEIRIMIAGLGLGLAESAYEAGIRYAKEREAFGKPIGNFQLIQEKIAEMEMRIKSSWLLTYYAAWLKDNGLAAKKEAATAKLYSTETASYVVDEVTRIYGAYGIAEEYPAERYFRDARFLLSGGGTSEILKTTIAKECLK
- the meaB gene encoding methylmalonyl Co-A mutase-associated GTPase MeaB codes for the protein MELVKKVLQGDEGSAARLISMIEEGLDEGYEAVSLIFPYTGKAHVIGVTGGPGAGKSTLINRLAASYGRQREKVGVIAVDPTSAKGDGAFLGDRVRMRDAERVEGTFIRSMAHRGFPGGIAKATLGAVYVLEGLGKGVILVESVGAGQTEMQVSTVCDSVITVLTPDYGDEIQLMKAGLIEIGDIVVMNKMDRAGAAEAAEDIALHLAGRKDNNWQIPVLTIQANKGEGIERLMATLDLHRRHVRDDAQGKSATKEKLKRLVLTLSKEEAWSALLSEVQDNEGFAGVMERLQNKEIDPYKAVRMVLKLALPKKYRKTARRSRRA